A region of Halosolutus amylolyticus DNA encodes the following proteins:
- a CDS encoding DUF5808 domain-containing protein, whose protein sequence is MADKSTSGEVLGVPYNFERPSIGRMLSSYWRPGEGMLVEKPFGVGYTLNLANWRSWVVVLVAGALLWQQEQGASESTDDTDDEPVEVIVDDESGD, encoded by the coding sequence ATGGCAGACAAATCCACCTCCGGTGAGGTTCTCGGGGTACCGTACAACTTCGAACGACCGAGCATCGGGCGGATGCTCTCGTCGTACTGGCGGCCCGGCGAGGGAATGCTCGTCGAGAAACCCTTCGGCGTCGGCTACACGCTGAACCTCGCCAACTGGCGATCGTGGGTCGTCGTCCTCGTCGCCGGCGCGCTCCTCTGGCAACAGGAACAGGGTGCAAGCGAGAGCACCGACGACACCGACGACGAACCGGTCGAAGTCATCGTCGACGACGAGAGCGGCGACTGA
- the surE gene encoding 5'/3'-nucleotidase SurE, translating into MSDGPHILLTNDDGIDAPGLRALADELSSIGSVRVLAPADNRSAVGRSLTYGRTAGEDDEPTIGFADAQFSSPVPHADHDLGYAIDGTPCDCVVVGLGALDPEPDVVVAGCNPGANLGAYVLSRSGTVSAAMEAAFLDTPSIAVSMNTLDHDGDLTPDSFAEPATLTADLVEYALANDVFERIDYLNVNTPGPHRETRAVELTRPSTVYEMDGSVENGQFRLHNRLWEQMADGSIPDDPGTDRRAILADRTSISPLSVPYRSVDHEALERFVADYSV; encoded by the coding sequence ATGAGCGACGGTCCTCACATCCTGCTGACCAACGACGACGGCATCGACGCGCCCGGCCTCCGCGCGCTGGCCGACGAACTCTCGTCGATCGGCTCGGTCCGGGTGCTCGCACCCGCGGACAACCGGAGCGCGGTCGGCCGCTCGCTCACGTACGGTCGAACGGCGGGCGAGGACGACGAACCCACGATCGGGTTCGCGGACGCGCAGTTCTCGAGTCCGGTCCCCCACGCCGATCACGACCTCGGCTACGCGATCGACGGGACGCCCTGCGACTGCGTCGTCGTGGGACTCGGTGCGCTCGACCCCGAACCCGACGTGGTGGTCGCCGGCTGTAACCCCGGCGCGAACCTCGGGGCGTACGTCCTCTCGCGATCGGGCACGGTCAGCGCCGCGATGGAGGCCGCCTTTCTCGACACCCCCTCGATCGCCGTCTCGATGAACACGCTCGACCACGACGGTGACCTCACGCCCGACTCGTTCGCGGAACCGGCGACGCTGACGGCCGACCTCGTCGAGTACGCCCTCGCGAACGACGTCTTCGAGCGAATCGACTATCTCAACGTCAACACGCCGGGGCCCCACCGGGAGACGAGGGCCGTCGAACTCACCCGCCCGTCCACGGTCTACGAGATGGACGGAAGCGTCGAGAACGGCCAGTTCCGGCTCCACAACCGGCTCTGGGAGCAGATGGCAGACGGATCGATCCCCGACGACCCCGGCACCGATCGCCGGGCGATCCTCGCCGATCGGACCAGCATCTCGCCGCTGTCCGTGCCGTACCGATCGGTCGATCACGAGGCGCTCGAGCGATTCGTGGCGGACTACAGCGTCTGA
- a CDS encoding Gfo/Idh/MocA family protein, translated as MSNADDRVRLGVVGLGFMGQTHAANAEAFGHDVVAGADLVAETRTEFAETYDARTYEEFAEMYDGENLDAVAVSTPNTYHEGAVVAALDRGYDVFCEKPLADDLASAERIADAAAEAEGFCAVNFHNRVATAPAVFTDYRDDGYFGEVTHVDANYVRRRGIPGVGSWFTSEDLAGGGAVVDIGVHAIDFALYLMGYPDVEEVFAVTRTEFGRREDYVDPGDWYDETEDAVFDVEDSATAMIRCADDRTVSLEVTWAANQAETNDFVVRGTEAGAELELGGEALTLYRSGTQGTDHNLDATLTEGSIDHTGWEGSDRRFLEAVAAGSPHGLGTVDQALTVQRVMDAIYRSAERGTSVSID; from the coding sequence ATGAGTAATGCAGACGATCGCGTCCGTCTGGGCGTCGTCGGACTCGGGTTCATGGGACAGACACACGCCGCCAACGCCGAGGCGTTCGGCCACGACGTCGTCGCCGGTGCCGACCTCGTCGCCGAGACGCGCACGGAGTTCGCGGAGACGTACGACGCGCGGACCTACGAGGAGTTCGCGGAGATGTACGACGGCGAAAATCTGGACGCCGTCGCGGTCTCGACCCCGAACACGTACCACGAGGGGGCGGTCGTCGCGGCGCTCGATCGCGGTTACGACGTCTTCTGCGAGAAACCCCTCGCGGACGACCTCGCGAGCGCCGAACGGATCGCCGACGCGGCAGCGGAGGCCGAGGGCTTCTGCGCGGTGAACTTCCACAACCGCGTCGCGACGGCCCCGGCGGTGTTCACCGACTACCGGGACGACGGCTACTTCGGCGAGGTCACCCACGTCGACGCGAACTACGTCCGACGGCGGGGCATCCCCGGCGTCGGGTCGTGGTTCACCAGCGAGGACCTGGCCGGTGGCGGTGCCGTCGTCGACATCGGGGTCCACGCGATCGACTTCGCGCTCTATCTCATGGGCTATCCCGACGTCGAGGAGGTCTTCGCCGTCACCCGGACCGAGTTCGGCCGGCGCGAGGACTACGTCGATCCCGGCGACTGGTACGACGAGACCGAGGACGCGGTGTTCGACGTCGAGGACTCGGCGACGGCGATGATCCGCTGTGCGGACGATCGGACCGTCTCGCTCGAGGTCACCTGGGCCGCAAACCAGGCCGAGACGAACGACTTCGTCGTCCGCGGCACCGAGGCCGGCGCCGAACTGGAACTCGGCGGCGAGGCCCTCACCCTGTATCGAAGCGGCACGCAGGGGACGGACCACAACCTCGACGCGACGCTGACCGAGGGATCGATCGACCACACCGGCTGGGAGGGCAGCGACAGGCGGTTCCTCGAGGCCGTCGCCGCAGGGTCTCCCCACGGACTCGGCACCGTCGATCAGGCGCTGACCGTCCAGCGCGTGATGGACGCCATCTACCGCTCGGCCGAGCGAGGAACGTCGGTCTCGATCGACTGA
- a CDS encoding NADH-quinone oxidoreductase subunit D codes for MAAHSSLEESPEGSGTDRLLPDVVSEYAIDRDDHLNAPGVVVRPDDVQSALTALRDEAGFDHCACVTAQQYPDRFETIYHLRSYADPTREASVVVPTPIDDPVGESAASVYPTANWHEREAYDLVGIEYEDHPDLRRILLPETWQGHPLSLDYDQDQPQVVTLSEHANPIAGDERDPESDTMFLNIGPHHPSTHGVLHVETVLDGETVVDVDPDIGYIHRCEEQLCQQGTYRHQIMPYPDRWDWVSSGLLNEWAYARAAEDLADIEVPEYAQIVRTMGAELSRMAAHFIALGTYALDVVGEFTATFQYAMRDRELVLDILEDLTGQRMMFNYFRLGGVAWDLPKPREEFLAGVRDVLDGLPAKIDEYHDLLVTNEVFQHRCVDTGVLDPETARQYGCTGPVARGSGIDYDLRRDDPYGYYPNLDWDVVTEPDGDNYSRVLVRMGEVEESAKIVRQCLDLLADWPEDEREIQANVPRTLKPDPDAEIYRAVEGAKGELGIYIRSDGTDTPARFKIRSPCFSNLSVLPEIVRGEYVADLIAAIGSLDCIMGEVDR; via the coding sequence ATGGCCGCACACTCGTCACTCGAGGAGTCGCCCGAGGGATCGGGAACCGATCGTCTCCTCCCGGACGTGGTCTCCGAGTACGCGATCGATCGCGACGACCACCTGAACGCGCCCGGGGTCGTCGTCCGACCGGACGACGTACAGTCGGCGCTGACCGCGCTCCGGGACGAGGCCGGGTTCGACCACTGCGCCTGCGTCACGGCCCAGCAGTACCCCGATCGGTTCGAGACGATCTACCACCTGCGATCCTACGCCGACCCGACCCGCGAGGCGAGCGTCGTCGTCCCGACGCCGATTGACGACCCGGTGGGCGAGTCGGCCGCGTCGGTGTATCCGACGGCCAACTGGCACGAGCGGGAGGCCTACGACCTCGTCGGCATCGAGTACGAGGACCACCCCGACCTGCGGCGAATCCTGTTGCCCGAGACGTGGCAGGGCCACCCCCTCTCGCTCGACTACGATCAAGATCAGCCACAGGTCGTCACGCTGTCCGAGCACGCGAACCCGATCGCCGGCGACGAGCGCGACCCCGAGTCGGACACGATGTTTCTCAACATCGGCCCGCACCACCCCTCGACCCACGGCGTCCTCCACGTCGAGACCGTCCTCGACGGGGAGACCGTCGTCGACGTCGACCCGGACATCGGCTACATCCACCGCTGTGAGGAGCAACTGTGCCAGCAGGGAACGTACCGTCACCAGATCATGCCCTACCCCGATCGCTGGGACTGGGTGTCGTCGGGCCTGCTGAACGAGTGGGCCTACGCCCGCGCCGCCGAAGACCTGGCCGACATCGAGGTCCCCGAGTACGCACAGATCGTCCGGACGATGGGCGCGGAACTCTCCCGGATGGCCGCCCACTTCATCGCGCTCGGCACCTACGCGCTCGACGTCGTCGGGGAGTTCACCGCGACCTTCCAGTACGCCATGCGCGATCGGGAACTCGTGCTCGATATTCTGGAGGATCTGACCGGCCAGCGGATGATGTTCAACTACTTCCGGCTGGGTGGGGTCGCGTGGGACCTGCCTAAACCCCGCGAGGAGTTCCTCGCCGGGGTCAGGGACGTCCTCGACGGCCTCCCCGCGAAGATCGACGAGTACCACGATCTGCTCGTCACAAACGAGGTGTTCCAGCACCGGTGCGTCGACACCGGCGTCCTCGATCCGGAGACGGCCAGACAGTACGGCTGTACCGGGCCGGTCGCTCGCGGCTCCGGGATCGACTACGACCTCCGGCGCGATGACCCCTACGGCTACTACCCGAACCTCGACTGGGACGTCGTCACCGAACCGGACGGCGACAACTACTCGCGGGTACTCGTCCGAATGGGGGAGGTCGAGGAGTCCGCCAAGATCGTCCGGCAGTGTCTCGACCTGCTTGCGGACTGGCCCGAGGACGAGCGGGAGATCCAGGCCAACGTCCCCAGAACGCTCAAACCCGACCCAGACGCCGAGATCTATCGTGCAGTCGAGGGTGCCAAGGGCGAACTCGGGATCTACATCCGATCGGACGGGACCGACACGCCCGCCCGGTTCAAGATCCGCAGTCCCTGTTTCTCGAACCTCTCGGTCCTCCCCGAGATCGTCCGCGGGGAGTACGTCGCCGACCTGATCGCGGCGATCGGGAGCCTGGACTGCATCATGGGCGAAGTCGATCGGTAG
- a CDS encoding helix-turn-helix domain-containing protein, with protein sequence MKTVRLTLQHDAETVHPMHRFVADHDAFEDYRMVHGNFSGADEHAFIFHVVGDPDVYETALSEFGGVESYDLTRTGDRSFSVYVRDVPDDVGNQLIETFSGGSLVPLPPLEYRSDWSVRFSVVGEPEDLKRALAQIPDGIEPTVDGVGEYDGSDAVTGALTARQREALRVGRDLGYFDVPRSASVEDVAAELDCAPGTAAEHLRKAAATVMDELEL encoded by the coding sequence ATGAAGACCGTCCGGCTCACCCTCCAGCATGACGCCGAGACGGTCCATCCGATGCACCGGTTCGTCGCGGATCACGACGCCTTCGAGGACTATCGGATGGTCCACGGGAACTTCTCGGGTGCCGACGAACACGCGTTCATCTTCCACGTCGTAGGCGATCCCGATGTCTACGAGACGGCGCTCTCGGAGTTCGGCGGCGTCGAATCGTACGATCTCACCCGGACGGGCGACCGCTCGTTCTCGGTCTACGTCCGCGACGTCCCCGACGACGTCGGCAACCAGTTGATCGAGACGTTCTCCGGAGGGAGTCTCGTTCCGCTCCCGCCGCTCGAGTACCGATCGGACTGGTCGGTCCGCTTTTCGGTCGTCGGCGAACCCGAGGACCTCAAACGGGCGCTGGCGCAGATCCCCGACGGGATCGAACCGACCGTCGACGGGGTCGGCGAGTACGACGGTAGCGACGCCGTCACCGGGGCGCTGACCGCCCGACAGCGCGAGGCCCTCCGCGTCGGTCGCGACCTCGGCTACTTCGACGTGCCGCGATCGGCGAGCGTCGAGGACGTGGCAGCGGAACTGGACTGCGCACCGGGGACGGCCGCCGAACACCTCCGGAAGGCGGCGGCGACGGTGATGGACGAACTCGAGTTGTAA
- a CDS encoding non-canonical purine NTP pyrophosphatase, with product MTIRFVTGNEGKVEEAREYLDGIDDVEQVAFDYTEIQSDSLADIAAHGAREAFEALGGEDPVLVDDAGLFVDALGGFPGPYSAYVEDTVGVDRLWRLAEGEENRRARFRTVLAYAGSEVPRTSKSEVPRTSKSEVPRTSKSEVPRNSKSEVPRNSSEMEDDPQAVGVETFAGTVAGTLVPPRGEGGFGYDPIFEYNGQTMAEMSTAEKNAISHRGRALAEFVEWYADRHE from the coding sequence ATGACCATCCGATTCGTCACGGGGAACGAGGGCAAGGTCGAGGAAGCGCGCGAGTATCTCGACGGGATCGACGACGTCGAACAGGTCGCGTTCGACTACACCGAGATCCAGAGCGACTCGCTCGCGGACATCGCGGCCCACGGCGCACGCGAGGCGTTCGAGGCGCTCGGCGGCGAGGACCCGGTCCTCGTCGACGACGCGGGCCTGTTCGTCGACGCGCTCGGGGGCTTTCCGGGGCCGTACTCGGCGTACGTCGAAGACACGGTCGGGGTCGATCGGCTCTGGCGACTGGCGGAAGGGGAGGAGAACCGCCGCGCGCGATTCCGGACGGTGCTGGCGTACGCCGGGAGCGAGGTGCCACGGACCTCGAAAAGCGAGGTGCCACGGACCTCGAAAAGCGAGGTGCCACGGACCTCGAAAAGCGAGGTGCCACGGAACTCGAAAAGCGAGGTGCCACGGAACTCGAGCGAGATGGAAGACGACCCGCAGGCAGTCGGCGTCGAGACGTTCGCAGGAACGGTCGCCGGCACGCTCGTTCCGCCACGCGGCGAGGGCGGGTTCGGCTACGATCCGATCTTCGAGTACAACGGCCAGACGATGGCCGAGATGAGCACCGCGGAGAAGAACGCGATCTCACACCGCGGCCGGGCGCTGGCCGAGTTCGTGGAGTGGTACGCCGATCGCCACGAGTGA
- a CDS encoding ArsR/SmtB family transcription factor: MASDGDHLADACCTVEQLRDDVEDPVADLEGLRSDAERVETQTSVYGALANEHRVRILEALRDGERCVCELQVVLDAPQSTVATHLRTLRDAGLVKSRKKGRWTYYRIADTAVFELLDVAAAVDVPSDD, from the coding sequence ATGGCGTCGGACGGTGACCACCTCGCGGACGCCTGTTGCACGGTCGAGCAACTGCGCGACGACGTCGAGGATCCCGTCGCAGACCTCGAAGGGTTGCGATCGGACGCGGAGCGAGTCGAGACGCAGACCAGCGTCTACGGCGCGCTGGCGAACGAACACCGGGTTCGGATCCTCGAGGCCCTCCGCGACGGCGAGCGCTGCGTCTGCGAGTTGCAGGTCGTCCTCGACGCGCCGCAGTCGACGGTGGCGACGCACCTCCGGACGCTTCGCGACGCCGGCCTGGTCAAGAGCCGAAAGAAGGGGCGCTGGACGTACTACCGGATCGCCGACACCGCGGTCTTCGAGTTGCTCGACGTCGCTGCAGCCGTCGACGTCCCGAGCGACGACTGA
- the arsM gene encoding arsenite methyltransferase: MTDDTLTDHEPTETDPTTRRSTVREEYGSIANTGGDCCGTGDDCCGTDEIGTEADGTAADRARSIGYDAADLADAPDDANLGLGCGNPVAISNLEAGESVLDLGSGGGFDCFLAAREVGPEGRAIGVDMTPEMIETARTNARESDLENVEFRLGEIEHLPVADERVDTIISNCVVNLSPEKPRVLAEAFRVLRPGGRLAISDLVATEPLPDKVREDPEAVAACVGGAATVDEMERWLDDAGFVDVSLTIEGEWTDDLPIVSARIEARKPDE; the protein is encoded by the coding sequence ATGACAGACGACACACTGACAGACCACGAACCGACCGAGACCGATCCGACGACCCGCCGATCGACCGTCCGCGAGGAGTACGGGTCGATCGCGAACACCGGCGGCGACTGCTGCGGCACGGGTGACGACTGCTGTGGCACGGACGAAATCGGCACCGAGGCCGACGGGACGGCCGCCGACCGGGCCCGCTCGATCGGCTACGACGCGGCCGACCTCGCGGACGCACCCGACGACGCGAACCTCGGACTGGGCTGTGGAAACCCCGTCGCGATCTCGAACCTCGAGGCCGGCGAGTCGGTACTCGATCTCGGCTCCGGCGGCGGGTTCGACTGCTTCCTCGCGGCCCGGGAGGTCGGTCCCGAGGGACGCGCGATCGGCGTCGACATGACGCCTGAGATGATCGAGACAGCGCGGACGAACGCCCGCGAGAGCGACCTCGAGAACGTCGAGTTCCGACTCGGCGAGATCGAGCACCTCCCGGTCGCGGACGAGAGAGTCGACACGATCATCTCGAACTGCGTCGTCAATCTCTCGCCCGAGAAGCCGCGGGTACTCGCGGAGGCGTTCCGGGTGCTTCGACCCGGCGGCCGGCTCGCGATTTCGGATCTCGTCGCGACGGAACCGCTTCCCGACAAAGTTCGGGAGGATCCCGAGGCCGTCGCCGCCTGCGTGGGCGGCGCGGCGACCGTCGACGAGATGGAACGCTGGCTCGACGACGCGGGCTTCGTCGACGTCTCGCTCACGATCGAGGGCGAGTGGACCGACGACCTGCCGATCGTCTCCGCGCGGATCGAAGCGCGAAAACCCGACGAGTGA
- a CDS encoding DUF7384 family protein → MSEGPNPARVVAGADVLAADLLVGGAAREALDHVRRHSWIDLVASDALLDRTERLVASLADPDLAADHRDRLAADRTAVEHPPEDHPALASAYQSQAAHLLSYDERLRSAKAGLTLQPRVSVSVRPPDAFAQLFDPESLYEAVEEGAYPGPDRDPRA, encoded by the coding sequence ATGAGTGAGGGGCCGAACCCCGCCCGCGTCGTGGCCGGTGCGGACGTGCTCGCGGCCGACCTGCTCGTCGGGGGCGCGGCCCGCGAGGCGCTCGATCACGTTCGCCGTCACTCCTGGATCGACCTCGTCGCGAGCGACGCGCTCCTCGATCGAACCGAACGCCTCGTGGCGTCGCTGGCCGATCCCGACCTCGCGGCCGACCACCGGGACCGGCTCGCGGCCGATCGAACCGCGGTCGAGCATCCACCGGAGGACCACCCCGCGCTGGCGTCGGCCTACCAGAGTCAGGCCGCACACCTGCTCTCCTACGACGAACGCCTCCGGTCGGCGAAGGCCGGCCTGACCCTCCAGCCCCGCGTCTCCGTCAGCGTCCGGCCGCCGGACGCGTTCGCCCAGCTATTCGATCCCGAGAGTCTCTACGAGGCCGTCGAGGAGGGCGCGTATCCGGGCCCCGATCGGGACCCGCGGGCCTGA
- a CDS encoding putative sulfate/molybdate transporter, with protein sequence MAYSSRLPSDTEFELSTSELTGALGDSVTVLPLLVALAATTSVSLPHVLVGFGVFQIVWGLYYGLPLSVEPMKALVGLAIVGSLSYPELAAAGLLAGGVLLASGRLGLVDRLQRIVGEPVVRGVQFAVALLLLEAAIGLSVGNVPVAAAGLAIVAMLAVAGYRQSSVLVVLGFGGVAAVATAGVPTPTLPQATLFPAGTPTFSGAAIEGTVAQLGMTIGNAAIATALLCGDLYGRDVSSDDLSTSMGVTCLAAIPIGGVPMCHGSGGLAGKYAFGARTGGANVILGAGYLALALIAGGALLAAFPLALLGVLLVVVALELGRAALDPVSGVRSLAIVTGVGFLGVAVNVGVAFVLGAAVFRLLDR encoded by the coding sequence ATGGCCTACTCGTCCCGTCTGCCGTCCGATACCGAGTTCGAACTCTCGACGTCGGAACTGACGGGTGCGCTAGGTGATTCGGTTACGGTCCTTCCGCTGCTGGTGGCGCTCGCCGCGACGACGTCCGTCTCGCTCCCGCACGTCCTCGTCGGCTTCGGCGTCTTCCAGATCGTCTGGGGGCTCTACTACGGACTGCCGCTCTCGGTCGAGCCCATGAAGGCGCTGGTCGGGCTGGCGATCGTCGGCTCGCTCTCGTACCCCGAACTGGCCGCCGCGGGCCTGCTGGCGGGCGGCGTCCTGCTCGCGAGCGGCCGCCTCGGCCTCGTCGATCGGCTCCAGCGGATCGTCGGCGAACCCGTGGTCCGCGGCGTCCAGTTCGCCGTCGCCCTGCTGTTGCTCGAGGCGGCGATCGGCCTCTCGGTGGGGAACGTGCCGGTCGCGGCGGCGGGACTGGCGATCGTCGCGATGCTCGCAGTCGCGGGCTACCGCCAGTCGAGCGTGCTGGTCGTCCTCGGATTCGGGGGCGTCGCCGCGGTCGCGACGGCCGGCGTTCCGACGCCGACGCTCCCGCAGGCGACGCTCTTCCCCGCGGGGACGCCGACGTTCAGCGGGGCCGCCATCGAGGGCACCGTCGCCCAGCTCGGGATGACGATCGGCAACGCCGCGATCGCGACGGCGCTGCTCTGTGGCGACCTCTACGGCCGGGACGTCTCGAGCGACGATCTCTCGACGAGCATGGGCGTCACCTGCCTCGCCGCGATCCCGATCGGTGGCGTCCCGATGTGCCACGGGAGCGGCGGCCTCGCGGGCAAGTACGCCTTCGGCGCGCGAACCGGCGGCGCGAACGTCATCCTCGGGGCGGGCTACCTCGCGCTCGCGCTGATCGCGGGCGGAGCGCTCCTCGCGGCGTTCCCCCTCGCACTGCTCGGGGTCCTGCTCGTCGTCGTCGCGCTCGAACTCGGCCGCGCGGCCCTCGATCCCGTCAGCGGCGTGCGATCGCTGGCGATCGTGACCGGCGTCGGCTTCCTCGGCGTCGCCGTCAACGTCGGCGTCGCGTTCGTTCTCGGCGCGGCGGTGTTCCGGCTGCTCGATCGATAA
- a CDS encoding dihydrodipicolinate synthase family protein gives MHGTGVPIATPFDDDGSIDDDALTDLVGWLEDAGIDFLVPCGSTGEAPLLTPDERVRVVETVAAATELPVVAGTGHEGFEPTLETTERAAGAGADAALVVTPSYYGSDDEELAAYYRDLADASPIPIYLYSVPKFTDHALSPDAAAALASHDNVAGIKDSSGSLESLQRLVRLTRGEEFSVLVGSGSVYAAGLAAGADGGVLAVANVAPEVASAIYRADRDDRPAAARSHNADLVELNRAVTSRYGVPGVKAVLALRDRPVGTPRRPLRPLEDDAVADLESILEETIDG, from the coding sequence ATGCACGGAACTGGAGTGCCGATCGCCACACCGTTCGACGACGACGGATCGATCGATGACGACGCGCTGACCGATCTGGTCGGCTGGCTCGAGGACGCCGGGATCGACTTCCTCGTCCCCTGTGGCTCGACGGGCGAAGCGCCGCTACTGACGCCCGACGAGCGCGTGCGGGTCGTCGAGACCGTCGCCGCGGCGACCGAACTCCCGGTGGTCGCGGGGACGGGTCACGAGGGGTTCGAACCGACGCTCGAGACGACCGAGCGCGCCGCGGGTGCGGGGGCCGACGCGGCGCTCGTCGTCACGCCGTCGTACTACGGCTCGGACGACGAGGAACTGGCCGCCTACTACCGCGACCTGGCCGACGCCTCGCCGATCCCGATCTACCTCTACAGCGTCCCCAAGTTCACCGATCACGCCCTCTCGCCGGACGCAGCGGCGGCGCTCGCGTCCCACGACAACGTCGCTGGCATCAAAGACTCCAGCGGGAGCCTCGAATCGCTCCAGCGACTCGTCCGCCTGACCCGGGGCGAGGAGTTCTCGGTCCTGGTCGGGAGCGGTAGCGTCTACGCGGCCGGCCTCGCGGCCGGTGCCGACGGCGGCGTGCTCGCCGTGGCGAACGTCGCACCCGAAGTCGCGAGTGCGATCTACCGCGCCGACCGCGACGATCGGCCCGCGGCGGCACGATCGCACAATGCCGACCTGGTCGAACTCAACCGGGCCGTCACGTCCCGCTACGGCGTGCCCGGCGTGAAGGCAGTGCTCGCGCTCCGCGATCGGCCCGTCGGCACCCCGCGGCGGCCGCTTCGCCCGCTCGAGGACGACGCCGTCGCCGACCTCGAATCGATCCTCGAGGAGACGATCGACGGGTAG
- a CDS encoding GNAT family N-acetyltransferase, which produces MELRPFDGEQDARAICRVNVLAWQEAYEELLPDEVLVGRDPDPPDEQVRELAAALRTDRDGIFVAEADGDVRGYSYFRWTETKPFVGENEAGLKEIYVEPAYWGEGLGTALLERGLDRLPETIERVKLEMLDGNDVGHRFYRARGFERTGSADFEIAGEAYPTVIYTLEL; this is translated from the coding sequence ATGGAACTCCGCCCCTTCGACGGGGAACAGGACGCGCGCGCGATCTGCCGAGTCAACGTGCTGGCGTGGCAAGAGGCCTACGAGGAATTGCTCCCCGACGAGGTGCTCGTGGGCCGGGATCCCGACCCGCCGGACGAACAGGTTCGGGAACTGGCCGCGGCGTTACGCACCGATCGGGACGGCATCTTCGTAGCAGAAGCCGACGGAGACGTCCGCGGATACAGCTATTTCCGATGGACGGAGACCAAACCGTTCGTCGGCGAGAACGAGGCCGGACTCAAGGAGATCTACGTCGAACCCGCCTACTGGGGCGAGGGACTCGGGACGGCACTCCTCGAGCGCGGCCTCGATCGGCTTCCCGAAACCATCGAACGCGTGAAACTCGAGATGCTGGACGGGAACGACGTCGGCCACCGGTTCTACCGCGCTCGCGGGTTCGAACGGACTGGATCGGCCGACTTCGAAATCGCGGGTGAAGCGTACCCGACCGTGATCTACACGCTCGAGTTGTGA
- a CDS encoding AIR synthase family protein — MSDLGKIDRAFFDRHVAPNLGADRNDVALGPSHGVDFGVLDIGGRALVTATDPVSILPPLGFERAARFALDLILADVAVSGVAPSHLSICFTLPETMTDAEFATIWETIDAECTDLGVSIVTGHTARYSDPSYPWVGAATAMGVGDHDAIVRPDGARDGDRLVLTTGAAVEAVGLLSTLFPDQIDLPADDLAAAQDRLDEVYAVRDALTAAAGPVTAMHDVTEGGLAGALNEMADGARARFAIDREAVPMRPGVREVCDHLEMDPWAATSCGSLLIAVDPGGVDDVLAALEERGTVAAEIGRVESIGAADRDADADGKVLVDGDPLEHPSVDPSWAAYAELARE, encoded by the coding sequence GTGAGCGACCTCGGCAAGATCGATCGGGCCTTCTTCGATCGCCACGTCGCGCCGAACCTCGGCGCGGATCGCAACGACGTCGCCCTCGGTCCCAGCCACGGCGTCGACTTCGGCGTCCTCGATATCGGCGGGCGGGCGCTGGTGACCGCGACCGATCCGGTGTCGATCCTGCCCCCGCTCGGGTTCGAGCGGGCGGCCCGGTTCGCGCTGGACCTGATCCTCGCCGACGTGGCCGTCAGCGGCGTGGCCCCCTCGCATCTCTCGATCTGTTTTACCCTCCCCGAGACGATGACCGACGCGGAGTTCGCGACGATCTGGGAGACGATCGACGCCGAGTGTACCGACCTCGGCGTGTCGATCGTCACGGGACACACCGCCCGGTACTCGGACCCGTCGTACCCGTGGGTCGGCGCGGCGACCGCGATGGGCGTCGGCGACCACGACGCGATCGTCCGCCCCGACGGGGCCCGCGACGGCGATCGACTCGTGCTGACGACCGGCGCGGCCGTCGAGGCCGTGGGCCTCCTGAGCACGCTCTTTCCCGACCAGATCGACCTTCCCGCGGACGACCTCGCGGCCGCCCAGGACCGGCTCGACGAGGTCTACGCCGTCCGCGACGCCCTTACGGCGGCGGCCGGTCCCGTGACGGCCATGCACGACGTCACCGAGGGCGGCCTCGCCGGCGCACTCAACGAGATGGCCGACGGTGCCAGGGCCCGGTTCGCGATCGATCGCGAGGCGGTACCGATGCGCCCCGGCGTCCGCGAGGTGTGCGACCACCTCGAGATGGACCCCTGGGCGGCCACGAGTTGCGGATCGCTCCTGATCGCGGTCGATCCCGGCGGCGTGGACGACGTGCTCGCCGCGCTCGAGGAACGAGGGACGGTCGCCGCCGAGATCGGACGGGTCGAGTCGATCGGGGCCGCCGATCGAGACGCGGACGCCGACGGCAAGGTGCTCGTCGACGGCGACCCGCTCGAACACCCGAGCGTCGACCCGTCGTGGGCGGCTTACGCCGAACTCGCGCGCGAGTAA